In Rhopalosiphum padi isolate XX-2018 chromosome 3, ASM2088224v1, whole genome shotgun sequence, the genomic stretch tacagATAATGTCCTTTTTATGCGGTAAAAATTGCATTTCTTAGTTAGGACAGTATCCTTCTCAGTTCTTtcccgcgcaaaacagtttttgtaatgttttacatttataagacGAAGATAACACATAGGTGTTTAGCATCATCTTAATAACATCTAGCTAATATAtccattacaaaatatatcacagaatgtatgtttattattattacttgaacttcttaatattataatgttattgatttgattttacTTATCAGTAGAAATGTATCATATTAACatgataataagtataaattaaaacttttatttttctaaccAAGTGGTTaacttttacttaatattatttatttttccatttttaaaataatttaattacattttattattgaatatctaAAGTattggttaattattttatagaatgagTATAACAGTCACTTTAATTTTTCTGAGTATGGATTTAGCAGCATAAAAGATATGGCATACAAGTTACCATCtatatttcatgtaaaattAACTGAAGATGGCAGTGAATGTATTCTATTTGAAGCTCGTGTAAGGACTGAACTAGAAAATAATCTAAATGGTTTGTATGGTGAATATGCTTGTGTcacacaataaacataatactattatgtgtacctataatatatttattaaaaataaaatataatttttagatccATCActgttttatacaaatattccaAAAACTATATTAAGCAATCTTTCACAGTTTTTTGATGAGTATAGAACTGGTGTTAAACTCGACAAAATTATGACATTATATcgtgtaatacataatatttaattatattttgttacagCCAATGTTttagttgtatttttatttatttatttatttttttagtcaaaATATGGCCGATCTTATGAACCATTAAATTATGGCTACTCTTCTGAAAAACATATGTTTGAATCTTTAAgcaaaatggtaaaaataaaaaatgatgtgCTGTATACAGCAGATCCTTTTGCGTatactaaattatcaaaaacaataaatccAATTGACTTTTATGAAAATACTGCTCTTGCATTACCGGTATGTAatgaaattgtttgtttatatttattaaataaatattgattggtttttttctttttacaaaaaaataaattgtttaatggttttctaaaaatgttgatgaaaaattgtaaaattttgaaaactgattgaaatatattctatatattatatcaatttttactgtatttaatcaatattgttatattaacaaaacatattatttaatccaTTACTCCACTTTTGTTAAATATAGGGTAATGATTTTCTATTGGATTACTCAAGCCAAGATATCTGTAATggaagatttaaatattacaggattaaatttaatgatttgaaGTTAACAAATGTCATTGTTGCTGAAATCTACAACCCAAgttcattttatattcaattagcAGAAGAAGTAGATATTCTGAATAATTTTATGGACAAATTGCAGTtggttttttcttaaatttaatttatggctTTGATCTTAACattgtaattatgtaatttgtgtagagaGTTTTATAATGAAAACGAAGAAAAGTATAAGGTTTTACCAAAATTGATTCTTCCAGAATTGGCATGTATTTCATATACTAAAGATACCAACTTGTGGCACCGggctaaagttttaaaaatagttgatgAAGAAAATGTGAAAGTAATTAcagattttaaatacatataatttaattttaattttcagttaataaaaatacagtcaAATTTGCTTAAAATGATATTTAAGGGACCTAGGGAATCTGATCGTTATAACCGAACTTCGTTATATCTGGATTATAAAAAGTTGTTTAATATCATTGATACTTCTGGCCTCTCGCCTCTGGCGTATTTATATCACTGTTTACCGAAACAAAAGTACGCACttgatcaatataaaaatacatttccaaAATAGATGATACTTTAAATACGATTTCTTCGCTCTCTTCGTCAGCTTGTTCACTTTCATCatcatttgtattaaataataaaaatagacttCACAATTTCTTCTTCATTGGGCTCTTCGTTGGTCAAAAGAGCATCacgaaataaaatttactacatgtattattaattgctatcgacaattataaaaaccaatttttgtttcaaaataacaTCGCTATAATATCTGGTTTATCGTTATATACGAATAAAAGTACAAGTACTACACATAACATATAAAACCAACCAAATACATTGGAATCGTTTTACCCGAAATATCGTTATATACGGCATCGTAAATAGCGAATTTGACTGTATTatctatgaattatttattgttatacttatatatttatacaagatatttatttacttgacattacaacataaatattaaactttaattcttaaaatattaattctttattttattttaaaacaaaattgaccacaatttaatctttttttagttgttttttgtCGATTATGGATCAATTGAAATAGtaccaaaaattaatataagactTTTACAGTCAAAATTTAGTACATATTCTGCTCAGGCAGTACACTGTGGCTTATATGCATGTATGAACTACAATTATTCACGTGAAATAAGTGAATCTTTTGCTGATATGGTTGAGCATCAAGTGCTTGAA encodes the following:
- the LOC132924537 gene encoding uncharacterized protein LOC132924537 isoform X1; its protein translation is MYKTDSSDVKSKNDTVTTQKNDENTYKISTAVLVTKTLHNKSDDQSCPNSILRLEEKSVLYKQKQQKHTLRKYFSSASIFNNAAVTNKTLSSNKNDGQKYKDPTNDNSCQAYSEKHLDSYDKYGSNRISNTMKIKLRHLLNKHKEEGILSKHFWKVFYNEYNSHFNFSEYGFSSIKDMAYKLPSIFHVKLTEDGSECILFEARVRTELENNLNGLYDPSLFYTNIPKTILSNLSQFFDEYRTGVKLDKIMTLYRSKYGRSYEPLNYGYSSEKHMFESLSKMVKIKNDVLYTADPFAYTKLSKTINPIDFYENTALALPGNDFLLDYSSQDICNGRFKYYRIKFNDLKLTNVIVAEIYNPSSFYIQLAEEVDILNNFMDKLQEFYNENEEKYKVLPKLILPELACISYTKDTNLWHRAKVLKIVDEENVKLFFVDYGSIEIVPKINIRLLQSKFSTYSAQAVHCGLYACMNYNYSREISESFADMVEHQVLEAQVHPPIPEDNSETLLVSLFLDTKYNYKININERISKVASLQRSAKYKK
- the LOC132924537 gene encoding uncharacterized protein LOC132924537 isoform X2 → MYKTDSSDVKSKNDTVTTQKNDENTYKISTAVLVTKTLHNKSDDQSCPNSILRLEEKSVLYKQKQQKHTLRKYFSSASIFNNAAVTNKTLSSNKNDGQKYKDPTNDNSCQAYSEKHLDSYDKYGSNRISNTMKIKLRHLLNKHKEEGILSKHFWKVFYNEYNSHFNFSEYGFSSIKDMAYKLPSIFHVKLTEDGSECILFEARVRTELENNLNDPSLFYTNIPKTILSNLSQFFDEYRTGVKLDKIMTLYRSKYGRSYEPLNYGYSSEKHMFESLSKMVKIKNDVLYTADPFAYTKLSKTINPIDFYENTALALPGNDFLLDYSSQDICNGRFKYYRIKFNDLKLTNVIVAEIYNPSSFYIQLAEEVDILNNFMDKLQEFYNENEEKYKVLPKLILPELACISYTKDTNLWHRAKVLKIVDEENVKLFFVDYGSIEIVPKINIRLLQSKFSTYSAQAVHCGLYACMNYNYSREISESFADMVEHQVLEAQVHPPIPEDNSETLLVSLFLDTKYNYKININERISKVASLQRSAKYKK